From the Lathyrus oleraceus cultivar Zhongwan6 chromosome 4, CAAS_Psat_ZW6_1.0, whole genome shotgun sequence genome, one window contains:
- the LOC127137893 gene encoding uncharacterized protein LOC127137893 yields the protein MDSLEQSHITLRGDVDSMKNQIYQLVEAMIALAKREDNIQQTAVIENVIPPPVNDPTQPQPVRTPVDNSVVQECHIVRDEVSPYHDAVEYHSFAFYVPDSNGASLVVNTEQPQDDRIAKRCRMLEKRLKAIEGQDIVELNALDMCLIPGLVIPPKFKVPEFEKYKGDSCPKHHLVMFCRKMTSHAHNDKLMIHCFQNSLTGASLSWYMKLKRNNV from the coding sequence ATGGATTCGTTGGAGCAAAGCCACATTACTTTGAGAGGAGATGTTGACTCAATGAAAAACCAAATATACCAACTTGTGGAGGCTATGATAGCCTTAGCAAAGAGGGAGGACAACATTCAGCAGACTGCAGTTATTGAGAATGTCATTCCACCTCCAGTAAATGATCCTACCCAACCTCAGCCTGTGCGAACCCCAGTTGATAACTCTGTTGTACAAGAATGTCATATTGTTCGAGATGAGGTTTCCCCATATCATGATGCTGTTGAGTATCACAGTTTTGCATtctatgtgccagattccaatGGGGCAAGCCTGGTGGTCAATACCGAACAACCACAAGATGATAGGATTGCTAAAAGATGTCGCAtgctagagaaaagactcaaggCCATAGAAGGACAAGATATTGTTGAACTGAATGCCTTAGACATGTGTTTGATACCTGGCCTGGTTATACCCccaaaattcaaagtaccagaatttgagaagtacaaaggggatagttgTCCAAAGCACCATTTAGTAATGTTTTGTCGAAAAATGACCTCTCATGCCCACAATGATAAGCTAATGATTCACTGTTTTCAGAACAGTTTGACTGGGGCATCATTGAGTTGGTATATGAAGTTAAAAAGGAATAATGTTTAG